A part of Acipenser ruthenus chromosome 12, fAciRut3.2 maternal haplotype, whole genome shotgun sequence genomic DNA contains:
- the LOC117417440 gene encoding uncharacterized protein KIAA0040 homolog isoform X1 — MENKVLSFFNDLWNIASTKHKEGLYNTVCLVVLLALPLVVLVTSLVVCFHCCCCQRRPCCSCCGRHDGPPHTKMEKKKKKNKNRKSDDLWISVKPGPMTPDRMALTMA; from the coding sequence ATGGAGAACAAAGTGCTCTCGTTTTTCAATGACTTGTGGAACATCGCCAGCACCAAGCACAAAGAAGGGCTTTACAACACGGTCTGCCTGGTGGTCTTGCTGGCCCTACCTTTAGTGGTGCTCGTGACCTCCCTGGTGGTGTGctttcactgctgctgctgccaacGGCGgccctgctgctcctgctgtGGCAGACATGATGGACCACCGCATACAAAGAtggagaagaaaaagaaaaagaacaaaaatcgTAAATCAGACGACCTTTGGATTTCCGTCAAACCAGGGCCGATGACGCCAGACaggatggcattgacaatggcCTAG